The Streptomyces sp. NBC_00691 genome has a segment encoding these proteins:
- a CDS encoding TetR/AcrR family transcriptional regulator, giving the protein MTVKREPISRRERPAKPALTRRGIVEVAVRVMRSEGLEKVTMRRLAQELDTGPASLYVYVANTAELHAAVLDALLGEVDLPADRPGADWREELVAVLTSYTRLLFQHPQLARSALVARPSGANYLDLVERLLLLLSRSGAPREQVAWGVDNLLQYATATAAEHGSQERDPMSQDDWDALTRAAYGVDEAEHPMIKAHLPALLSGTQDARLSWGFDLVINGILHTPVPGATG; this is encoded by the coding sequence ATGACTGTGAAGCGAGAACCGATCAGCCGGCGTGAACGCCCCGCGAAGCCGGCCCTGACGCGGCGGGGGATCGTCGAGGTGGCGGTGCGGGTCATGCGGTCCGAGGGGCTGGAGAAGGTGACCATGCGGCGCCTGGCCCAGGAGCTGGACACCGGTCCGGCCTCGCTCTACGTCTACGTTGCCAACACCGCCGAGCTGCACGCCGCCGTCCTGGACGCGCTCCTGGGCGAGGTGGACCTGCCCGCCGACCGGCCGGGGGCTGACTGGCGCGAAGAACTCGTCGCGGTCCTGACCTCTTACACCCGCCTGCTCTTCCAGCACCCGCAGCTCGCCCGTTCCGCCCTGGTCGCCCGCCCGAGCGGCGCGAACTACCTCGACCTGGTCGAACGCCTCCTGCTGCTGCTCTCCCGCAGCGGCGCCCCGCGCGAGCAGGTCGCCTGGGGCGTGGACAACCTCCTGCAGTACGCGACCGCCACCGCCGCCGAGCACGGGAGCCAGGAACGCGACCCGATGAGCCAGGACGACTGGGACGCGCTCACCCGCGCCGCGTACGGCGTGGACGAGGCCGAGCACCCGATGATCAAGGCGCACTTGCCGGCGCTGCTGTCCGGCACGCAAGACGCACGGCTGTCCTGGGGCTTCGACCTTGTGATCAACGGCATCCTCCACACCCCCGTTCCGGGCGCCACCGGCTGA
- a CDS encoding FAD-dependent oxidoreductase, translating into MNTHHPIAIIGGGLGGLTAARVLHVHGIEAAVFELEASREARTQGGMLDIHEENGQKALHTADLHDGFLKIIHEGGQAMRLLGPDGTVHVSEEDDGTGGRPEVDRGDLRDLLLDALPDGTVHWGKKVTGVRALSGGRHKVTFADGSAITTDLLIGADGAWSRVRPLLSDATPAYTGISFVETDLLNADTRHPRSAAVIGGGFFICLGEERGFLAHKENDGSLHVYTALKADEDWLDTVDFTDLPAAKQAVLARFEGWDEALRGLIADADTMTPRRIHALPVGHRWDRVPGVTLLGDAAHVMSPFAGEGANLAMFDGAELALAIAARPGDTEAALTAYEEALFPRSEASAADSAQSLDTMFGPQGLEQMTAFFTTGPAAP; encoded by the coding sequence ATGAACACGCATCACCCCATCGCGATCATCGGCGGAGGTCTCGGCGGCCTCACCGCCGCCCGTGTCCTCCACGTCCACGGCATCGAGGCGGCCGTCTTCGAGCTGGAGGCGTCGAGGGAGGCCCGCACCCAGGGCGGCATGCTCGACATCCACGAGGAGAACGGCCAGAAGGCCCTGCACACCGCCGACCTCCACGACGGCTTCCTCAAGATCATTCATGAGGGCGGTCAGGCCATGCGCCTGCTAGGCCCCGACGGCACCGTCCACGTCTCGGAGGAGGACGACGGCACCGGCGGCCGGCCCGAGGTCGACCGCGGCGACCTGCGCGACCTGCTCCTCGACGCCCTCCCCGACGGCACCGTCCACTGGGGAAAGAAGGTCACCGGGGTCCGCGCCCTGTCGGGCGGACGCCACAAGGTGACCTTTGCCGACGGCTCCGCCATCACCACCGACCTGCTGATCGGCGCCGACGGCGCCTGGTCACGCGTGCGCCCCCTGCTCTCCGACGCCACGCCCGCCTACACCGGCATCTCCTTCGTCGAGACCGACCTGCTGAACGCGGACACCCGTCACCCGCGCAGCGCGGCCGTGATCGGCGGAGGGTTCTTCATCTGCCTCGGCGAGGAACGCGGCTTTCTCGCCCACAAGGAGAACGACGGCAGCCTGCACGTCTACACCGCCCTCAAGGCGGACGAGGACTGGCTGGACACCGTCGACTTCACCGACCTGCCGGCGGCCAAGCAGGCCGTCCTCGCCCGCTTCGAGGGCTGGGACGAGGCCCTGCGCGGCCTGATCGCCGACGCGGACACCATGACCCCGCGCCGCATCCATGCCCTGCCGGTGGGCCACCGCTGGGACCGCGTGCCCGGCGTGACCCTGCTCGGCGACGCCGCCCACGTGATGTCGCCCTTCGCCGGCGAAGGCGCGAACCTCGCCATGTTCGACGGCGCCGAACTCGCCCTGGCCATCGCCGCCCGCCCCGGCGACACCGAGGCCGCCCTGACCGCCTACGAGGAAGCCCTCTTCCCGCGCAGCGAAGCCTCCGCCGCCGACTCCGCCCAGAGCCTGGACACGATGTTCGGCCCGCAGGGCCTGGAGCAGATGACGGCGTTCTTCACCACCGGCCCGGCAGCCCCGTAA
- a CDS encoding NADPH-dependent FMN reductase yields the protein MPKIAIILSSTRTGRAGANVAQWVLEQARRRGDADYELVDLAEADLPQIDEPLPPAMGRYTHPYTQQWAATVAAFDGYVIVTPEYNHSFPGALKNALDRVYAEWNNKAAGLVSYGVDGGVRAAEALRPVLGAPQIADVSATVTLNLRTDFADFGASFTPGEHQGPALTQMLDQLLTWTEALAPTHNTQAAVTA from the coding sequence TTGCCGAAGATCGCGATCATTCTCAGCAGCACCCGCACCGGCCGCGCCGGAGCTAACGTCGCCCAGTGGGTCCTGGAACAGGCCCGCCGACGCGGCGACGCCGACTACGAACTCGTCGACCTCGCCGAAGCCGACCTGCCGCAGATCGACGAGCCCTTGCCGCCCGCGATGGGCCGCTACACCCACCCCTACACCCAGCAGTGGGCCGCCACGGTCGCCGCCTTCGACGGCTACGTCATAGTCACCCCCGAGTACAACCACTCCTTCCCCGGCGCGCTCAAGAACGCCCTCGACCGCGTCTACGCCGAGTGGAACAACAAGGCCGCCGGCCTCGTCTCCTACGGCGTCGACGGCGGCGTCCGCGCCGCCGAGGCCCTGCGCCCCGTCCTCGGCGCACCGCAGATCGCCGACGTCTCCGCCACCGTCACCCTCAACCTGCGCACCGACTTCGCCGACTTCGGCGCCTCCTTCACCCCCGGCGAACACCAGGGCCCCGCCCTCACCCAGATGCTCGACCAGCTGCTCACCTGGACTGAGGCACTCGCCCCTACCCACAACACGCAGGCCGCCGTTACGGCCTGA
- a CDS encoding FAD-binding protein, with the protein MTSPLTNWAGNVTFGMRRFHAPTSVTELRQIVAQADAVRALGTGHSFNALADTTGDLVSTADLPRTIDIDPAARTVTVSGGTRFGTLASALHGAGYALHNLGSLPHISIAGACATGTHGSGDTNGNLSSAVRVLHYVDAAGELVTLDRSSAEFAGSVVALGALGIVTHLTLDVVPAFDIQQWVYEGLPTEILRARFPEVMSAAYSVSVFTRWRGESVDQVWLRRKVDDDGPVPGPARWHGATRADKQRHPVPGMTADACTLQLGISGPSHLRLPHFRLDAAPSSRGDEFQSEYFVAREDAVAAFDALHDIRKRFAPCLRISEIRTIAADDLWLSPAHHRDSVAFHFTWLPDQRAVTAALRHIENALAPFAARPHWGKLFTLEPDALRALYPAYGPFEQLLSARDPEGVFRNNLLRRLFALEAGPKTPN; encoded by the coding sequence ATGACCAGCCCCCTGACGAACTGGGCCGGGAACGTCACCTTCGGTATGCGGCGCTTCCACGCCCCGACCTCTGTCACGGAACTCAGGCAGATCGTGGCCCAGGCCGACGCCGTGCGCGCACTGGGCACCGGACATTCGTTCAACGCCCTCGCCGACACGACAGGCGACCTCGTCTCCACCGCCGACCTCCCGCGGACGATCGACATCGACCCCGCCGCCCGCACCGTCACCGTCAGCGGCGGCACCCGCTTCGGAACCCTCGCCTCCGCCCTCCACGGCGCCGGGTACGCCCTTCATAACCTCGGCTCGCTCCCGCACATCTCCATCGCCGGAGCCTGCGCTACCGGAACGCACGGATCGGGCGACACCAACGGCAACCTGTCCTCCGCCGTCCGCGTCCTCCACTACGTCGATGCCGCGGGCGAACTGGTGACGCTCGACCGCAGCTCCGCCGAGTTCGCCGGCTCGGTCGTGGCGCTCGGCGCCCTCGGTATCGTCACCCACCTCACCCTCGACGTGGTACCCGCCTTCGACATCCAGCAGTGGGTGTACGAAGGCCTTCCCACCGAGATCCTGAGGGCCCGGTTTCCCGAGGTGATGTCCGCCGCCTACAGCGTCAGCGTGTTCACTCGGTGGCGCGGCGAGTCCGTCGACCAGGTCTGGCTCAGGCGCAAGGTGGACGACGACGGGCCGGTCCCCGGCCCCGCACGCTGGCACGGAGCGACGAGAGCCGACAAACAGCGCCACCCCGTCCCGGGCATGACCGCCGACGCCTGCACTCTTCAACTGGGCATCAGCGGACCCTCCCACCTCAGGCTTCCCCACTTCCGCCTGGACGCGGCCCCCAGCAGCCGCGGCGACGAGTTCCAGTCCGAGTACTTCGTCGCTCGCGAGGATGCTGTGGCTGCCTTCGATGCCCTCCACGACATCCGGAAACGCTTCGCCCCATGCCTCCGGATCAGCGAGATCCGCACGATAGCCGCCGACGATCTCTGGCTCAGCCCGGCCCACCACCGCGACTCTGTCGCCTTCCACTTCACCTGGCTCCCCGACCAGAGGGCCGTCACCGCAGCACTGCGGCACATCGAGAACGCTCTGGCTCCCTTCGCTGCCCGCCCCCACTGGGGAAAACTGTTCACCCTCGAACCCGACGCGCTGCGTGCCCTCTATCCGGCCTACGGCCCCTTCGAACAGCTCCTGAGCGCTCGCGATCCGGAAGGTGTCTTCCGGAACAACCTGCTCCGACGACTCTTCGCCCTTGAGGCCGGCCCCAAAACGCCTAACTGA
- a CDS encoding beta-glucosidase family protein, giving the protein MATPPHTALAPWRDPALDPETRVNALIREMTLQEKIAQLFGVWVGASDEGAEVAPHQHDMEDPVGLDDLIPHGLGQLTRPFGTAPVDPALGALSLMRTQARITAGNRFGIPAVAHEECLAGFAAWGATAYPVPLSWGATFDPELVREMASAIGRDMRAVGVHQGLAPVLDVVRDARWGRVEETIGEDPYLVGTVATAYVQGLESAGIVATLKHFAGYSASRAGRNLAPVAMGRRELADVILPPFEMAVRESGIRSVMHAYTDTDGIPSAADADLLTGLLRDTWGFTGTVVADYFGIAFLKTLHGVTGTFGEAAAAALTAGVDVELPTVKTFGAPLLDAVTKGEVPEDLVDRAVRRVLSQKIALGLLDPGWNPVPPALENADTTTDPELLRGTIDLDPPANRELARRIAERAVVLLHNDGALPLDPAAPRRIALIGPTAEAATAVLGCYSFPVHVGGQHPDIALGIDLPTLHEALRAEFPAADIVVAQGTGIDDGATEGIPAAVALARDADLVIAALGDRAGLFGRGTSGEGCDAESLSLPGAQQQLLDALLDTGTPVIGTLLAGRPYVLGRATDEAAAIVQSFFPGESGTGAVASVLSGRTNPSGRLPVSIPRHPGAQPSTYLAARLGHASEVSSIDPAPAFGFGHGLTYTTFAWSGLTIEAAEAPTDGEFHLTFTVENTGDRSGTELVQLYLHDPVASVVQPVQRLIGYVRLDLAAGEKKLVAVDVPADLASFTGRDSRRAVEPGELELRFASSSTTPRLTTRVTLTGPVRHVDHHRHLHAHFQTTPHTSY; this is encoded by the coding sequence ATGGCCACGCCGCCTCACACCGCACTCGCTCCCTGGAGGGATCCCGCGCTGGACCCCGAGACCCGCGTCAACGCGCTGATCCGCGAGATGACGCTCCAGGAGAAGATCGCCCAGCTCTTCGGCGTCTGGGTCGGCGCGTCCGACGAAGGCGCCGAAGTCGCCCCGCATCAACACGACATGGAGGATCCGGTCGGCCTCGACGACCTGATCCCCCACGGACTCGGCCAGCTCACCCGGCCCTTCGGCACGGCCCCCGTCGACCCGGCACTCGGCGCCCTGTCTTTGATGCGGACGCAGGCGAGGATCACCGCCGGCAACCGCTTCGGCATCCCCGCCGTGGCGCACGAGGAGTGCCTCGCCGGCTTCGCCGCCTGGGGCGCCACCGCCTACCCCGTCCCGCTGTCCTGGGGCGCGACCTTCGACCCGGAGCTCGTACGGGAGATGGCCAGCGCGATCGGGCGGGACATGCGCGCGGTCGGCGTCCACCAGGGCCTGGCGCCGGTCCTCGATGTCGTGCGCGACGCCCGCTGGGGCCGCGTCGAGGAGACCATCGGCGAGGACCCCTACCTCGTCGGCACCGTCGCCACCGCCTATGTCCAGGGCCTGGAGTCCGCAGGGATCGTCGCCACCCTCAAGCACTTCGCCGGCTACTCCGCCTCCCGCGCGGGCCGCAACCTCGCCCCAGTCGCCATGGGCCGCCGCGAACTCGCCGACGTGATCCTCCCGCCGTTCGAGATGGCCGTCCGTGAGAGCGGTATCCGGTCGGTGATGCACGCCTACACCGACACCGACGGCATCCCCTCCGCAGCCGACGCGGATCTGCTCACCGGGCTGCTCCGCGACACCTGGGGCTTCACCGGCACCGTCGTCGCCGACTACTTCGGCATCGCCTTCCTCAAGACCCTGCACGGCGTGACCGGCACCTTCGGCGAGGCCGCCGCCGCGGCCCTCACCGCCGGCGTCGACGTCGAACTGCCCACCGTGAAGACCTTCGGCGCCCCGCTCCTCGACGCCGTCACGAAGGGCGAGGTGCCCGAGGACCTGGTGGACCGCGCGGTACGCAGGGTCCTCAGCCAGAAGATCGCGCTCGGCCTCCTCGACCCCGGCTGGAACCCCGTCCCGCCCGCACTCGAGAACGCCGACACCACCACCGACCCCGAGCTCCTGCGCGGTACCATCGACCTCGACCCCCCCGCCAACCGCGAACTTGCACGCCGGATTGCGGAACGGGCCGTCGTCCTCCTCCACAACGACGGCGCCCTGCCCCTCGACCCGGCCGCGCCCCGCCGGATCGCGCTGATCGGTCCTACAGCCGAAGCCGCCACAGCCGTCCTCGGCTGCTACTCCTTCCCCGTCCACGTCGGCGGACAGCACCCGGATATTGCCCTCGGCATCGACCTGCCCACCCTCCACGAAGCGCTCCGGGCGGAATTCCCCGCCGCCGACATCGTCGTCGCGCAGGGCACGGGCATCGATGACGGGGCGACCGAAGGCATCCCTGCGGCCGTCGCGCTCGCCCGCGACGCCGACCTCGTCATTGCCGCGCTGGGGGACCGCGCCGGCCTCTTCGGCCGCGGCACCAGCGGCGAAGGCTGCGACGCCGAATCCCTCAGCCTCCCCGGGGCCCAGCAACAGCTCCTCGACGCTCTCCTCGACACCGGCACCCCCGTGATCGGCACGCTGCTGGCCGGACGCCCCTACGTCCTGGGCCGTGCCACCGACGAGGCAGCCGCCATCGTCCAGTCCTTCTTCCCCGGCGAATCCGGAACGGGTGCCGTCGCCTCCGTCCTCAGCGGCCGCACCAACCCCAGCGGACGTCTGCCCGTCAGCATTCCCCGCCACCCCGGCGCCCAGCCCTCCACCTACCTCGCCGCCCGTCTGGGCCACGCCAGCGAGGTCTCCAGCATCGACCCCGCTCCCGCGTTCGGCTTCGGCCACGGCCTCACCTACACCACCTTCGCCTGGTCCGGCCTCACCATCGAGGCAGCCGAGGCTCCGACGGACGGCGAGTTCCATCTCACCTTCACCGTCGAGAACACCGGAGACCGCAGTGGCACCGAACTCGTCCAGCTCTACCTCCACGACCCGGTCGCCTCCGTCGTCCAACCCGTGCAGAGACTCATCGGCTACGTGCGGCTCGACCTGGCCGCCGGCGAGAAGAAGCTCGTCGCCGTGGACGTACCCGCCGACCTCGCCTCCTTCACCGGCCGCGACAGCAGGCGCGCGGTCGAACCGGGAGAGCTGGAACTCCGGTTCGCCTCCTCCAGCACCACACCCAGGCTCACCACCCGCGTCACCCTCACCGGCCCCGTGCGCCACGTCGACCACCACCGACACCTGCACGCCCACTTCCAGACCACCCCGCACACCTCCTACTGA
- a CDS encoding low temperature requirement protein A has product MVADLPIIQLGVGLTPRVVSLWVHGDGRLWLWAAGLVIDMAVMVRVSREALQAEVDQKWADAEERAEHWLRREERRNAALPPEEAHARVDRVRSRMRRKPQVVAADIEHLSERLGLFVLIVLGEGLVQSVSAASEEEWDGGVRAVGVGVFAVLVLVWSLALRTGSYGLPLLAPRALPVRLVLALRCLFAGVVAALRWGGRWSRPVT; this is encoded by the coding sequence GTGGTCGCGGACCTGCCGATCATCCAGCTGGGGGTCGGTCTCACGCCGCGGGTGGTGTCGTTGTGGGTGCACGGAGATGGCCGGTTGTGGCTGTGGGCGGCGGGGCTGGTGATCGACATGGCGGTCATGGTGCGCGTCAGCCGGGAGGCACTCCAGGCGGAGGTCGACCAGAAGTGGGCGGACGCGGAGGAGCGGGCGGAGCACTGGCTGCGGCGCGAGGAGCGGCGCAATGCCGCCCTGCCGCCTGAGGAGGCCCATGCGCGGGTCGACCGCGTCCGGAGCAGGATGCGGCGGAAGCCGCAGGTCGTGGCCGCAGACATCGAGCATCTGTCAGAGCGTCTGGGGCTGTTCGTGCTGATCGTGCTGGGTGAGGGGCTGGTGCAGTCGGTGTCCGCGGCGAGCGAGGAGGAGTGGGACGGCGGGGTGCGCGCGGTCGGAGTCGGGGTGTTCGCGGTCTTGGTGCTGGTCTGGTCGCTGGCGCTGCGCACCGGCTCGTACGGGCTGCCGCTGCTGGCGCCGCGGGCGCTGCCGGTGCGGCTGGTGCTGGCGCTGCGCTGTTTGTTCGCCGGGGTGGTGGCGGCGCTGCGCTGGGGCGGGCGGTGGAGCAGGCCGGTGACGTGA
- a CDS encoding AAA family ATPase — MHLRVLLGRDTERRALAALVEQGAAGSGGATVITGAPGIGKSALVAEAAGAAARGGTRVITAVGVQSEEDLPCAGLHQLVHQLRDGIDDLPGRQRSALLAAVGLVDEAVPDLYLVGLAALTLLTDSAAKTPLLVVVEDAHWMDRASLDVLGFVARRIESDPLVLLAITRRLDDRLSSAGLPVLHLGPLTDEVSGEVLDAVAPGLGQQVRRRLLEEAAGNPLALTELPVALQSVGGAYALNPGPLPLTARLERTFTARVSRLPADTRAVLLLSALNGDGTMEECLDAATRMLGTAVGVGAFEAAIDAGLVEAQGLIFRHPLVRSAMHHAATAVERQAAHAALAAALQGQPDRQAWHRAAATAGLDERVARDLDSTAGRALRRGGVAAALAALRRAAELTKDPSARADRLLRAAELALESGQGDDAAHLLIQARSLDLSVRDRGRAAWVSIALAEGTRGEGAATAELAELAVEIAAGGESTLGLRMLWSAVLQCFWGEPGPAARERVAAAADRMPVPADNADLVALRAYSAPVERGEGVMEGLAGQLERSSENAEGDQLLGAAAVTVGAPALASRLTARSLDALRAQGRLSMLARALCVQAGSAARLGDVRAGSLAVEEASSLARETGQPLVHAMVNAIRAQLAAVSGDPAAEAWAAEAEREALPSGGRPVLAIMQMARGQAALCQGRYGDAFGHLHRVFDPADPAFHPWLRFYAVAELAEAAVRSESAEVARDIVRELTPLGDSTSSPALLCGLRLGRALLSPQDAAEPLYRAALDAVPTDWPFEGARARLALGEWLRRHRRPAESRVALQAAREIFDALGASAWAERARQELRAAGASSPRQDPAAADRLTSTELHVAQLAAQGLTNREIGERLYVSPRTVSTHLQRMFPKLGVTSRGELAGVLGGTTTYPESAAS; from the coding sequence ATGCATCTGCGGGTGCTACTGGGGCGCGATACGGAGCGCCGCGCGCTGGCTGCCCTGGTCGAGCAGGGGGCCGCCGGTTCGGGCGGCGCTACGGTGATCACCGGGGCGCCGGGGATCGGCAAGTCGGCGCTGGTCGCGGAGGCCGCAGGCGCGGCGGCACGCGGTGGGACCCGTGTGATCACCGCTGTGGGGGTCCAGTCGGAGGAAGACCTGCCTTGTGCGGGTCTTCACCAGTTGGTTCACCAACTGAGGGACGGAATCGACGACTTGCCGGGACGTCAGCGCAGCGCGCTGCTCGCGGCCGTCGGGCTGGTCGACGAGGCCGTACCCGATCTGTACCTCGTCGGCTTGGCCGCGCTGACCCTGCTGACGGACTCGGCGGCGAAGACGCCATTGCTGGTGGTCGTCGAGGACGCCCACTGGATGGACCGTGCCAGCCTCGATGTGCTCGGGTTCGTGGCGCGGCGGATCGAATCAGACCCCCTCGTTCTGCTCGCCATCACCCGGCGCCTCGACGACCGCCTCAGCAGTGCCGGCCTGCCCGTGCTGCACCTGGGCCCTCTGACGGACGAGGTGTCGGGTGAGGTGCTGGATGCGGTGGCCCCCGGACTGGGGCAGCAGGTCAGACGGCGGCTGTTGGAGGAGGCCGCCGGAAACCCGCTGGCGCTGACCGAACTGCCGGTCGCGCTGCAGTCGGTCGGCGGGGCGTACGCGCTCAATCCGGGTCCGCTGCCGCTGACCGCGCGGCTGGAGCGGACGTTCACGGCACGGGTCTCCCGTCTGCCGGCCGACACCCGCGCGGTCCTGCTCCTCTCGGCCCTCAACGGTGACGGGACGATGGAGGAATGCCTCGACGCGGCGACCCGGATGCTTGGGACGGCCGTCGGCGTCGGTGCTTTCGAGGCGGCGATCGACGCGGGCCTGGTGGAGGCCCAGGGGTTGATCTTCAGGCACCCCCTCGTCCGCTCGGCGATGCACCACGCCGCCACCGCCGTGGAACGCCAAGCCGCGCACGCCGCGCTGGCCGCCGCGCTCCAGGGACAGCCCGATCGGCAGGCATGGCACCGTGCCGCCGCCACCGCCGGTCTCGACGAGAGAGTGGCACGGGATCTGGACTCCACTGCCGGCAGAGCCCTGCGGCGAGGCGGTGTCGCCGCGGCTCTCGCCGCGCTGAGGCGGGCGGCGGAGCTGACGAAGGACCCCTCCGCGCGGGCGGACCGGCTGCTCCGGGCGGCGGAGCTCGCACTGGAGTCGGGCCAAGGAGACGATGCGGCGCACCTGCTGATTCAGGCACGCTCACTGGACCTTTCGGTCCGGGACCGAGGCCGCGCGGCCTGGGTCAGCATCGCTCTGGCCGAGGGGACGCGGGGCGAGGGCGCCGCGACCGCCGAGCTGGCCGAACTGGCGGTCGAGATCGCCGCCGGCGGCGAGTCGACACTGGGGCTGCGCATGCTGTGGAGCGCGGTCTTGCAGTGCTTCTGGGGGGAGCCGGGCCCGGCCGCCCGCGAGCGGGTGGCCGCCGCCGCCGACCGGATGCCCGTGCCTGCCGACAACGCCGACCTGGTCGCTCTGCGGGCGTACTCGGCGCCGGTCGAGCGTGGGGAAGGAGTCATGGAGGGCCTGGCGGGTCAGCTGGAGCGCTCATCGGAGAACGCGGAGGGGGACCAGCTCCTAGGCGCCGCCGCCGTGACGGTGGGCGCTCCCGCCCTGGCGAGCCGGCTGACGGCAAGGTCGCTGGACGCCCTGCGAGCACAGGGCAGGCTGTCGATGCTGGCCCGCGCCCTCTGCGTCCAGGCGGGGAGCGCCGCACGGCTGGGTGACGTGCGTGCCGGCTCCCTCGCCGTGGAGGAAGCCTCGTCGCTCGCCCGTGAGACCGGTCAGCCCCTCGTGCACGCGATGGTGAACGCCATCCGCGCGCAGCTTGCCGCCGTCAGCGGCGATCCGGCGGCAGAGGCATGGGCGGCGGAAGCCGAACGCGAGGCCCTTCCCAGCGGAGGACGCCCGGTGCTGGCCATCATGCAGATGGCCCGCGGGCAGGCGGCCCTCTGCCAGGGCCGCTACGGCGACGCGTTCGGCCACCTGCACCGCGTCTTCGACCCGGCCGACCCCGCCTTCCATCCCTGGCTGCGCTTCTACGCGGTCGCGGAGCTGGCCGAGGCGGCGGTGCGCAGCGAATCCGCGGAGGTGGCACGCGACATCGTGCGGGAGCTGACCCCGCTCGGCGACTCGACGTCCTCGCCCGCCCTGCTCTGCGGGTTGCGACTGGGCCGGGCCCTGCTGAGCCCGCAGGACGCCGCCGAGCCGCTGTACAGGGCGGCCCTCGACGCCGTCCCCACGGACTGGCCGTTCGAGGGCGCGCGGGCACGCCTCGCCCTGGGCGAGTGGCTGCGGCGTCACCGGCGGCCAGCGGAGTCCCGCGTCGCCCTCCAGGCCGCACGCGAGATCTTCGACGCCCTCGGCGCGTCGGCATGGGCGGAGCGGGCACGACAGGAGCTGCGCGCCGCGGGCGCGTCGTCCCCGCGCCAGGATCCGGCCGCGGCCGACCGGCTGACCTCGACCGAGCTGCACGTCGCGCAGCTCGCCGCGCAGGGTCTGACGAACCGTGAGATCGGCGAGCGGTTGTACGTCTCGCCCCGGACGGTGAGTACCCATCTCCAGCGGATGTTCCCCAAACTGGGGGTCACGTCCCGCGGCGAACTCGCCGGGGTGCTCGGCGGCACGACGACATACCCCGAAAGCGCAGCGTCATGA
- a CDS encoding carbohydrate ABC transporter permease: MRKRPHYLAGFGSLVWLFVVGLPLYVMLVATFQTRADYAANGPLGLPTNFTLDNYVNDLNDGFAQYFLNTVIVTVAVVGLVLLLVPPLAYAIVRSDGKATGRVFRLFLLGLAIPSQAVIVPMFYLINEAGLYDNLLGVILPTAAFAMPVCALILTGVMRDITSELYEAMTVDGASSWRIFLQLVLPLSKSGLSTIVVFSSLQAWNGFLFPLVLTQSSENKVITMGLYDFQTEHGVDIPGLLAAVVLSMLPILLVYLFARRALVQGLMGVGGK; this comes from the coding sequence ATGCGGAAGCGTCCCCACTACCTCGCCGGATTCGGCTCGCTGGTCTGGCTGTTCGTCGTCGGCCTGCCGCTGTACGTGATGCTGGTCGCCACGTTCCAGACCCGGGCGGACTACGCGGCGAACGGACCCCTCGGGCTCCCGACGAACTTCACCCTCGACAACTACGTCAACGACCTGAACGACGGCTTCGCGCAGTACTTCCTCAACACGGTCATCGTAACCGTCGCCGTCGTGGGGCTCGTCCTGCTGCTCGTCCCGCCGCTCGCGTACGCGATCGTGCGCAGCGACGGCAAGGCGACGGGAAGGGTCTTCCGGCTCTTCCTGCTCGGACTCGCCATCCCGTCCCAGGCCGTGATCGTGCCGATGTTCTACCTGATCAACGAGGCCGGCCTCTACGACAACCTCCTCGGCGTCATCCTGCCGACCGCGGCCTTCGCCATGCCCGTCTGCGCCCTGATCCTCACCGGCGTCATGCGCGACATCACCTCCGAGCTGTACGAGGCGATGACCGTCGACGGCGCCTCCTCCTGGCGGATCTTCCTCCAGCTGGTGCTGCCCCTGTCGAAGAGCGGCCTGTCGACGATCGTCGTCTTCTCCTCGCTCCAGGCGTGGAACGGCTTCCTGTTCCCGCTCGTGCTCACCCAGTCCTCGGAGAACAAGGTCATCACCATGGGCCTCTACGACTTCCAGACCGAGCACGGCGTCGACATCCCCGGTCTACTCGCGGCCGTCGTCCTGTCCATGCTCCCCATCCTGCTCGTCTATCTGTTCGCCCGTCGCGCCCTGGTCCAGGGCCTGATGGGAGTCGGAGGAAAGTGA